A DNA window from Vigna angularis cultivar LongXiaoDou No.4 chromosome 1, ASM1680809v1, whole genome shotgun sequence contains the following coding sequences:
- the LOC108336459 gene encoding pathogenesis-related protein 2, translating to MAVFTFEDQTTSPVAPATLYKALVKDADNIVPKAVDSFKSVEIVEGNGGPGTIKKISFLEDGETKFVLHKIEGIDEDNLGYSYSIVGGAALPDTAEKITIDSKLSDGPNGGSVVKLSIKYHSKGDAPPNEDELKAGKAKSDALFKVIEAYLLANA from the exons ATGGCAGTTTTCACATTCGAGGACCAAACCACCTCTCCCGTGGCTCCTGCCACCCTTTACAAAGCTCTTGTAAAAGACGCCGACAACATCGTCCCAAAGGCTGTTGATTCCTTTAAGAGTGTTGAAATCGTTGAGGGCAACGGTGGCCCAGGAACCATCAAGAAGATCTCTTTCCTTGAGG ATGGGGAGACAAAGTTTGTGTTGCACAAAATAGAAGGAATAGATGAGGACAATTTGGGATACAGTTACAGCATTGTTGGAGGTGCTGCTTTGCCAGACACTGCAGAGAAGATCACGATTGACTCCAAACTTAGCGATGGTCCAAACGGAGGCTCAGTTGTAAAGCTGAGTATAAAATACCACAGCAAAGGAGATGCTCCACCCAATGAAGATGAACTCAAAGCTGGCAAGGCCAAGAGTGATGCTCTTTTCAAGGTCATCGAGGCTTACCTTTTGGCCAATGCTTGA
- the LOC108336883 gene encoding pathogenesis-related protein 2, producing MAVFTFEDQTTSPVAPATLYKALVKDADNIVPKAVDSFKSVEIVEGNGGPGTIKKISFLEDGETKFVLHKIEGIDENNLGYSYSIVGGAALPDTAEKITIDSKLSDGPNGGSVVKLSIKYHSKGDAPPNEDELKAGKAKSDALFKVIEAYLLANA from the exons ATGGCAGTTTTCACATTCGAGGACCAAACCACCTCTCCCGTGGCTCCTGCCACCCTTTACAAAGCTCTTGTAAAAGATGCCGACAACATCGTTCCAAAGGCTGTTGATTCCTTTAAGAGTGTTGAAATCGTTGAGGGCAACGGTGGCCCAGGAACCATCAAGAAGATCTCTTTCCTTGAGG ATGGGGAGACAAAGTTTGTGTTGCACAAAATAGAAGGAATAGATGAGAACAATTTGGGATACAGTTACAGCATTGTTGGAGGTGCTGCTTTGCCAGACACTGCAGAGAAGATCACGATTGACTCCAAACTTAGTGATGGTCCAAACGGAGGCTCAGTTGTAAAGCTGAGTATAAAATACCACAGCAAAGGAGATGCTCCACCCAATGAAGATGAACTCAAAGCTGGCAAGGCCAAGAGTGATGCTCTTTTCAAGGTCATCGAGGCTTACCTTTTGGCCAATGCTTGA